The following coding sequences lie in one Lentilactobacillus sp. SPB1-3 genomic window:
- the pepF gene encoding oligoendopeptidase F — translation MAEVTELPLRKDVDPELTWDLTTIYHDDSEFQTDFENVKKQIDSYSKLTGTLANDAQSLLKATTAILAGARLLDKVYVYAQLKNDQDTSVDKYQSMLAQVSDLASQFSAATAWFDPELLRLDSQKMDQYYEAEPKLKDYRRFFNQTFSLRDHILSDDVEHALALSSDVFDSGEKTFGILNNTDLSFPTVTDEEGNKVKLSDGVYGVLLESADPSVRRQAFKKLYEVYSQFQHTLSATLTTNVKQHNLKANLKHYDNALQAALTVNEIPTNVYQNLIDVVNEHLPLLHRYVQLRKQILGVDELHMYDMYTSLVGEQSPRYTFDESKRIARDALQVLGDDYVSHVDEEFNQRWIDVVENRYKRSGGYSSGTYDTNPFILLNWQDNLDNLYTLIHETGHSMHSYYAKNNQPFQYGDYSIFVAEIASTTNENLLTDQLLADPNIDSNLKKHILNYYLDGFKGTVFRQTQFAEFEQFIHEQDAAGQPLTASFLNENYLKLNQKYYGDAVISDDEIGLEWSRIPHFYYNFYVYQYATGFAAASTLADKVVNGDQRDVDAYLGFLKSGSSDIPTNVMKKAGVDMTKPEYLEKAFAIFEERLNEFEKLVTK, via the coding sequence ATGGCAGAAGTAACAGAGTTACCACTGAGAAAAGATGTCGATCCAGAATTAACATGGGATTTAACTACGATCTATCATGATGATTCTGAATTCCAAACGGATTTTGAAAACGTTAAAAAACAAATTGATAGTTATTCTAAATTAACTGGCACATTAGCAAATGATGCTCAAAGCCTTTTGAAAGCAACAACAGCAATTTTGGCTGGTGCTAGATTGTTAGACAAAGTTTATGTATATGCTCAATTAAAAAATGATCAGGATACAAGCGTAGACAAGTATCAGTCGATGCTTGCCCAGGTATCTGACTTAGCATCACAATTTTCTGCGGCCACTGCTTGGTTTGACCCTGAATTACTTCGTTTAGACAGTCAAAAGATGGATCAATACTACGAAGCTGAACCAAAGCTAAAAGATTATCGTCGCTTTTTCAACCAGACATTTAGCCTTAGAGACCATATTCTAAGTGATGATGTTGAACATGCACTTGCATTGTCTAGTGATGTGTTTGATTCAGGAGAAAAGACATTTGGGATTTTAAATAATACCGACCTTTCATTTCCAACTGTAACTGATGAGGAAGGAAACAAGGTCAAACTGTCTGATGGTGTATATGGTGTTTTGCTAGAATCGGCTGATCCTTCAGTTCGCCGACAGGCATTTAAAAAATTATATGAAGTTTATAGCCAATTTCAACATACATTAAGTGCAACTTTAACTACTAATGTTAAACAACATAATTTAAAGGCCAACTTGAAACATTACGATAATGCCCTTCAGGCAGCGTTAACTGTGAATGAAATTCCAACTAATGTTTACCAGAACTTGATTGATGTGGTAAATGAGCATTTGCCATTACTCCATCGATACGTTCAGTTGCGTAAGCAGATTTTAGGTGTAGATGAGTTGCATATGTATGATATGTATACATCCTTGGTTGGAGAACAGTCTCCTCGGTACACATTTGATGAATCCAAACGAATTGCACGTGATGCACTTCAAGTTTTAGGCGACGACTATGTTAGTCACGTTGATGAAGAATTCAACCAACGATGGATCGATGTGGTGGAAAATCGCTATAAACGAAGTGGGGGATATTCCTCAGGCACATATGATACTAACCCGTTTATTTTGTTGAATTGGCAAGATAATTTGGATAACTTGTATACACTGATTCACGAAACCGGTCATAGTATGCACAGCTACTATGCTAAAAATAATCAACCATTCCAATATGGTGATTACTCGATTTTTGTTGCAGAAATTGCTTCAACTACAAATGAAAACTTGCTGACAGACCAATTACTTGCTGACCCAAACATTGATAGTAATCTAAAGAAACACATTTTAAATTATTATCTTGATGGATTTAAAGGAACAGTTTTCCGTCAGACACAGTTTGCTGAATTTGAACAGTTTATTCATGAACAGGATGCTGCTGGTCAACCATTGACCGCTAGCTTCTTGAATGAAAATTATTTGAAGTTGAACCAAAAGTATTATGGGGATGCGGTAATCTCTGATGATGAAATTGGATTAGAATGGTCACGGATTCCACATTTTTACTACAATTTTTATGTTTACCAATATGCTACTGGATTTGCAGCTGCCTCAACACTTGCTGATAAGGTGGTTAACGGTGATCAGAGAGATGTTGATGCGTACCTTGGATTTTTAAAGTCTGGAAGCTCTGATATTCCCACTAACGTAATGAAGAAGGCAGGGGTAGACATGACTAAGCCAGAGTATTTGGAAAAGGCATTTGCAATCTTTGAAGAAAGATTGAATGAGTTTGAAAAATTAGTTACTAAGTAA
- a CDS encoding competence protein CoiA, producing MLMALRNEQLVLARDANKKHHYFCPKCGSSVKLKIGMNRQPYFAHLQKLGSIEAESAQHKDGKQQLLEDMLKQRLNAQTEVVMSNHEQRADVYVPDAKIVLEYQCSSISVSNVAKRTSEYKDSEIDVWWILGDNYLKRRLTIATIQKFARFKVECGFYLIFYSVIQRKYVIWSHIQEANGQYTYQSIGFYSLHECWLSRNQITYKVPTRHQRKLEILKESKRIQIGILKKNSSCAELAELCYQRGKLLAGAPNVCHSLNGRFYPLFLKGGFDFRLRMLFTITDYRGEFLNNEELWQLYQEILRQYQINFVQVRGVSQFYLIEFRRFIRDLREASVIKYSNNGIKLIASPDWYSDYEHKRLAIEQIE from the coding sequence ATGTTGATGGCTTTGAGAAATGAACAACTGGTTTTGGCCAGAGATGCTAATAAGAAGCATCATTATTTTTGTCCCAAATGTGGTAGTTCTGTTAAGTTAAAAATTGGGATGAATCGACAGCCATATTTTGCTCATTTACAAAAGTTAGGTTCAATTGAGGCTGAGAGCGCCCAACATAAGGATGGCAAACAGCAGTTATTAGAAGATATGTTGAAACAAAGATTAAACGCTCAGACAGAGGTAGTGATGAGCAATCATGAACAACGTGCGGATGTGTACGTCCCCGATGCTAAAATAGTTTTGGAATATCAATGTAGTTCAATATCTGTGAGCAATGTTGCCAAACGAACCAGTGAATACAAAGATTCAGAAATAGATGTGTGGTGGATCTTAGGTGACAATTACTTGAAGAGGAGACTAACCATTGCGACTATCCAAAAATTTGCTAGGTTTAAGGTCGAATGTGGATTTTACTTAATCTTTTATTCGGTGATCCAAAGAAAGTATGTAATTTGGAGCCATATTCAAGAAGCTAATGGCCAATATACATATCAATCTATCGGCTTCTATAGTTTGCATGAATGTTGGTTAAGTCGGAATCAAATTACTTATAAAGTACCAACTAGACATCAGAGAAAGTTGGAAATTTTAAAAGAGAGCAAACGAATTCAAATCGGCATTCTGAAGAAGAATAGTTCGTGTGCTGAATTGGCAGAACTGTGTTATCAGCGTGGAAAGCTACTAGCAGGCGCGCCGAATGTTTGTCATTCACTTAACGGTAGATTTTATCCACTCTTTCTGAAAGGTGGATTTGATTTTAGGCTGCGAATGTTATTTACAATTACTGACTATCGTGGCGAGTTTCTAAATAATGAAGAATTGTGGCAGTTGTACCAAGAAATACTTAGACAATACCAAATAAATTTTGTTCAAGTCCGTGGAGTTTCCCAATTTTACCTGATTGAATTTAGAAGATTCATTCGTGATCTTAGAGAAGCAAGTGTCATCAAATACAGTAATAATGGGATTAAATTGATTGCTTCACCTGATTGGTATTCAGATTATGAGCACAAAAGGCTTGCCATTGAGCAAATTGAATGA